A window from Purpureocillium takamizusanense chromosome 3, complete sequence encodes these proteins:
- a CDS encoding uncharacterized protein (COG:S~EggNog:ENOG503P29U): protein MSLLAAHLDQISYSCQGIDALPFPPPKIFTNALLSNHDITSLIRDTEPHERALFSVPPPPPPATSSRGGGGEQPTSDAPSATARRQTVFNVASGEVTTGPPTRGSTHPRRHTAVAAVLGGEMHDQLRRGATAPSGDVDVEVLLRGAEKLCGVYELPGARDHIAALRARYRNGKNTAAYYEAKVAAQAEQLASMNKGWMDRDDDEEEEGEGPEDESELWTEEDLRREEDEARQMEVKKRELQARLRAMNKDLGGLMNM from the exons ATGTCTCTCCTTGCCGCACACCTCGACCAAATATCCTACTCGTGCCAAGGCATTGACGCGCTCCC CTTCCCCCCGCCCAAGATCTTCACAAATGCACTCCTCTCCAACCACGACATCACCTCACTGATCCGCGACACCGAGCCGCACGAGCGCGCTCTCTTCTCCGtaccgcctccgcctccgccagccaCCTCGtcccgcgggggcggcggcgaacaaCCAACGTCCGACGCCCcttccgccaccgcccgccgccagactGTCTTCAACGTCGCCTCGGGCGAGGTCACCACCGGTCCGCCCACGCGCGGCTCCacgcacccgcgccgccataccgccgtcgccgccgtcctcggggGCGAGATGCACGaccagctgcgccgcggcgccaccgccccctccggcgacgtcgacgttgagGTCCTGCTGCGCGGGGCCGAAAAGCTGTGCGGCGTCTACGAGCTGCCCGGGGCGCGCGACCACATCGCCGCCCTACGCGCCAGGTACCGCAACGGCAAGAACACGGCCGCCTACTACGAGGCTAAGgtcgcggcgcaggccgAGCAGCTGGCGAGCATGAACAAGGGCTGGATGgaccgagacgacgacgaggaggaagaaggcgaagggcccgaggacgagagcgAGCTCTGGACGGAGGAAGACCTGCGccgcgaggaggatgaggcgCGACAGATGGAGGTCAAGAAGCGCGAGCTGCAAGCCCGGCTGCGGGCCATGAACAAGGACCTAGGCGGGCTCATGAACATGTGA
- a CDS encoding uncharacterized protein (EggNog:ENOG503NY9M~COG:Q) — protein MAAFEIVIISDTVCPFCYLGRARLDRAIALYRKTVPGGSLPSTTFTIRWHAYRLGEATGPSVPVQDVAAARFGADRRPAKHARMAQLGAEEGFTFTFAGRIGPTRDSHRVVQLGSRYGQAVADQVMREVMRMFFEEGGDICSWEDLATAAEKAGVDRVEAMRWLEDGLGGDEVDREVEEAARMGVRGVPKFIINGKHEVDGAADVSAMLEQLVAARGDEESAGKPLSGHDV, from the coding sequence ATGGCTGCCTTCGAAATTGTCATCATCTCAGACACGGTCTGCCCCTTTTGCTACCTCGGCAGGGCACGCCTTGaccgcgccatcgccctgtACCGCAAGACCGTCCCTGGCGGGTCCctcccgtcgacgacatttACGATCCGCTGGCACGCGtaccgcctcggcgaggcaACGGGGCCGTCGGTGCCCGTTCaggacgtggcggcggctcgcttCGGCGCGGACCGCCGGCCGGCtaagcacgcacgcatggcGCAActgggcgccgaggagggcttcACCTTTACGTTTGCGGGCCGCATTGGCCCAACGCGCGACTCGCACCGCGTGGTGCAGCTGGGCTCGCGCTACGGGCAGGCCGTGGCAGACCAGGTGATGCGCGAGGTGATGCGCATGTTCTTCGAAGAGGGCGGGGACATTTGTAGCTGGGAGGACctggcaacggcggcggagaaggcgggcgtggacAGAGTGGAGGCGATGCGGTGGCTGGAGGACGGGCTCGGGGGCGATGAGGTCGATcgggaggtggaggaggcggcgaggatggggGTCAGGGGCGTGCCCAAGTTCATCATCAATGGTAAGCACGAGGTTGACGGTGCTGCGGACGTGTCGGCGATGCTGGAGCAGCTCGTGGCGGCCAGAGGTGATGAGGAGAGTGCTGGCAAGCCGTTGTCGGGACACGATGTGTGA